A genome region from Sander vitreus isolate 19-12246 chromosome 21, sanVit1, whole genome shotgun sequence includes the following:
- the slc35g1 gene encoding solute carrier family 35 member G1, with the protein MGDCNHSTHERALYIEDGVSVVFHKVDSHDDTNSGDESGDDERTAARIHLQSNCHVSCDYDVGAEGARGSDNSLEGSEKKTLCPPAFCVRSRLASRDGSAHEDTEKPNRCPGLGLFYAFLSTVFFSTIALLVKTIEGVHAIEISAIRCFFQMLFTMPLLIYHKTGFLGPRDKRIYLVLRGFIGSNAMILLFYAVQQMPLADATVIMFSNPVFTSLLAWIFLKERCTIWDCVFTVFTITGVLLIARPPFLFGDHRRGIEGNYANHIKGTIAAFAGAIGAAFTFVVLRKMGKSVHYYLSVWYYAVIGFIECIITVSVLGEWKIPYCGRDRWLLMLIAVLGIAGQCFLTKALQIEKAGPVALMRTIDVVLAFIFQFIFLNRAPTMWSLGGALCVVASTSGVALQKWYSSSRKS; encoded by the exons ATGGGCGACTGTAACCACAGTACACATGAGCGGGCTTTGTACATAGAGGACGGCGTTAGTGTAGTGTTTCACAAAGTTGACAGCCATGATGACACAAACAGCGGCGACGAGAGTGGCGATGATGAACGGACAGCAGCGAGGATTCACTTGCAAAGTAACTGCCATGTGTCGTGTGATTACGACGTTGGTGCTGAGGGAGCGAGAGGAAGCGACAATTCTCTGGAAGGGAgcgaaaagaaaacactttgcCCGCCGGCGTTTTGCGTCAGAAGCAGGCTCGCATCCCGAGACGGAAGCGCACATGAAG ACACAGAGAAACCAAACAGATGTCCAGGTCTTGGTTTGTTCTATGCTTTCCTGTCCACAGTTTTCTTCTCCACCATTGCACTCTTGGTGAAAACCATCGAGGGGGTCCACGCCATTGAGATCAGCGCCATACGCTGCTTCTTCCAGATGCTCTTTACTATGCCCTTACTCATCTACCACAA GACAGGTTTCCTTGGTCCCAGAGACAAACGCATCTATTTGGTGCTTCGGGGTTTCATTGGCTCCAATGCCATGATCCTGCTCTTCTATGCTGTTCAGCAGATGCCGCTAGCCGACGCCACAGTCATCATGTTCAG taaTCCAGTCTTTACCTCCCTGCTGGCCTGGATCTTCCTGAAGGAGAGATGTACAATCTGGGACTGTGTCTTCACTGTTTTTACCATCACTGGAGTCCTCCTCATCGCCCGACCGCCATTTCTCTTTGGCGACCATCGGCGTGGCATTGAGGGCAACTATGCTAACCACATTAAGGGGACTATTGCTGCCTTTGCAG gAGCTATTGGGGCTGCTTTTACATTTGTTGTCCTTCGCAAGATGGGGAAGAGCGTCCATTACTACCTCTCTGTCTGGTACTACGCTGTCATCGGTTTCATCGAGTGCATCATCACAGTATCCGTCCTGGGGGAGTGGAAAATCCCATACTGTGGCCGTGATCGCTGGCTGCTGATGCTGATTGCTGTCCTGGGTATCGCTGGCCAGTGCTTCCTCACAAAGGCCCTCCAGATTGAGAAGGCTGGACCTGTGGCTCTGATGAGGACTATCGATGTGGTGCTGGCGTTCATCTTCCAGTTCATTTTCCTCAACCGTGCACCAACAATGTGGAGCCTCGGAGGGGCGCTGTGCGTCGTGGCGAGCACTAGTGGAGTAGCACTCCAGAAGTGGTACAGCAGCTCTCGCAAGAGCTGA